The following are encoded in a window of Roseivirga misakiensis genomic DNA:
- a CDS encoding DUF58 domain-containing protein — protein MEHIISKLRKYEIQIRKAINSRMQGDFHSIFKGSGMEFDGVREYQYGDDTRSIDWNVSAKGHGTFVKTFKEEKEQTVFFLLDVSASQEIGNPGAQKVDIGKEITGVLTLAAIKQQNRVGLLTFSDQKEKYMKSGKGVKHGYAIIHELYNHKPKSTRTKIDEGLKRALEIIHKKSVILIISDFIDEGYEQSLRLIAKRHDVVVIHLKDDRETHLPNLGIVPVYDKENQKTVWVNTSSKDFRNKLEKTYSANKGELEKFCKKHQINYLEINTKDNYVPQLIKLFMIRNKTMKRD, from the coding sequence ATGGAGCATATTATTTCCAAACTTAGGAAGTACGAAATACAAATTAGAAAAGCCATCAATTCGCGAATGCAGGGTGATTTTCACTCTATTTTCAAGGGCTCAGGTATGGAGTTCGACGGTGTACGTGAATACCAATATGGTGATGACACGCGGAGTATTGACTGGAATGTATCTGCGAAAGGTCATGGTACATTTGTAAAGACTTTCAAGGAAGAAAAGGAACAAACTGTTTTTTTCTTGCTGGACGTTAGTGCTTCTCAGGAGATCGGTAATCCTGGTGCTCAAAAAGTAGACATTGGTAAAGAAATTACTGGCGTGCTGACGCTAGCTGCCATCAAACAGCAAAATCGTGTTGGTCTTTTAACTTTCTCTGACCAAAAAGAGAAATACATGAAGTCGGGCAAAGGTGTAAAACATGGCTATGCTATCATTCATGAGTTATACAATCACAAACCAAAATCTACTAGAACCAAAATTGACGAAGGCTTAAAAAGGGCATTGGAAATCATTCATAAAAAGAGTGTTATTCTAATTATCTCTGACTTTATCGACGAGGGTTACGAACAAAGCTTGCGTTTAATTGCCAAGAGACACGATGTTGTTGTTATTCATCTAAAGGACGATCGCGAAACGCATTTACCAAACTTGGGCATTGTACCTGTTTATGACAAAGAGAATCAAAAGACAGTTTGGGTAAATACCTCTTCTAAAGACTTCAGAAATAAGCTCGAAAAAACCTATAGTGCCAACAAGGGTGAATTAGAAAAATTTTGCAAAAAACACCAGATCAACTACTTAGAGATTAATACAAAAGACAATTACGTCCCGCAATTGATTAAGCTCTTTATGATCAGGAATAAAACGATGAAACGTGATTAG
- a CDS encoding DUF4296 domain-containing protein, whose translation MKKVFLYVVVIIVFSCGKKEEGPADILSQEQMVSLLIDIREAEGKVATVTISKDSANIVYKELERRIFEKQQVDSALYQKSYDYYLLHTKKFIEITNVVIDSLKMRQQYLTSGRRSSK comes from the coding sequence GTGAAAAAGGTTTTTTTATATGTGGTTGTTATAATTGTTTTTTCCTGTGGGAAAAAAGAAGAAGGGCCAGCGGATATTTTGAGCCAAGAGCAGATGGTTTCTCTCTTGATAGATATTCGCGAAGCAGAAGGAAAAGTTGCCACGGTAACCATTAGCAAAGACTCTGCAAACATAGTTTACAAGGAACTGGAAAGAAGGATTTTTGAAAAACAGCAAGTCGATTCAGCACTTTACCAAAAGAGTTACGATTATTATCTATTACATACCAAGAAATTTATTGAAATCACCAACGTGGTGATCGATAGCTTAAAGATGAGGCAACAGTACCTTACTTCTGGCAGAAGGAGCTCAAAATAA
- a CDS encoding endonuclease MutS2, which produces MLYPKNLESKLGFDKIRLSLQEACESNLGHEFVHKIKFSSDRNLIDKWLSQTDEFVRIIESGDLFPNSNYIDISTYFNKARVENSHLAEEEFFDIVLTLKTLNRCLDFFREKHEDYPVLSELTHPVYFNENLLWSIDKVFDERGKLKDNASDKLYQLRKAIASQRQRLRGSLDRIISHAKKEGYTPDDLSITIRNGRMVIPLYVEHKRRIKGLVHGESATGQTVYLEPNEVFEINNEVQELEYAEQREVVRILTELTDLLRPEIESLQGIMKFLGLIDFIRAKARYALSIEACKPQWSEMRSFDWLKARHPLLLQKHKELNKPVVPLTIGLNGEERIVIISGPNAGGKSVCLKTVGLLQYMFQCGLLVSVDESSTFTLFRDLFIDIGDEQSIENDLSTYSSHLINMKNLLSHVNKKSLFLIDEFGTGTEPQYGGAIAEAILMELNAAKGMGVITTHYGNLKDYADKNAGLANGAMRYDIGNLQPLYELEVGKPGSSFALEIATKIGLPKSTIEQAKRRVGVKQVSVDKMLGELQSQKQAVDKAADRLKSREVELEELTAQYRDLKTHLEKQERKVLNAAKKEAQSIISNANKEVEKAIRVIKEKEADKRVVKAQREKLDDLKSKHQVKEALAKAADNVAIEVGDYVMVKGQETVGQVAAIKGKDAELKMGALTSFVKLNRLEKVNRKAYKKQGQNQSFSSFDYTAKRAGFSAKLDIRGKRAEEVISILDQWLDEAILLDEKELQILHGKGNGVLRQVARNHLSSFKQISSLKDEHVDRGGAGITVVRLK; this is translated from the coding sequence ATGCTTTACCCCAAAAATTTAGAGTCTAAGTTAGGATTCGATAAAATCAGATTAAGCCTTCAAGAAGCTTGTGAAAGCAACTTGGGCCATGAATTTGTTCATAAAATCAAATTCTCGTCCGACCGAAATCTTATTGATAAATGGCTTTCCCAAACAGACGAGTTTGTCAGAATAATTGAAAGTGGAGACCTCTTTCCCAACTCCAATTACATTGACATTTCTACTTATTTCAATAAAGCAAGAGTAGAGAATTCGCATTTGGCCGAAGAGGAGTTTTTTGACATCGTTTTGACCCTGAAAACGCTGAATCGGTGTCTTGATTTTTTTAGAGAAAAACATGAAGATTACCCTGTCCTTTCTGAGCTGACGCATCCGGTATATTTTAATGAAAACTTACTTTGGTCGATTGACAAAGTTTTTGATGAACGCGGAAAGCTAAAAGATAATGCGAGCGATAAACTTTATCAATTAAGAAAAGCGATCGCTTCACAAAGGCAACGCTTAAGAGGTTCCCTTGATCGGATAATTTCTCATGCTAAAAAAGAAGGTTATACTCCAGACGACCTTTCTATAACGATTAGAAATGGCCGAATGGTAATCCCACTTTATGTGGAACATAAAAGACGAATTAAAGGTCTTGTACATGGCGAGTCGGCCACGGGCCAAACCGTCTACTTAGAACCAAATGAAGTTTTTGAAATCAATAATGAGGTTCAAGAACTAGAATACGCTGAGCAAAGAGAGGTGGTGAGAATACTCACGGAGTTAACCGATCTTTTACGTCCAGAGATAGAGAGCCTTCAAGGCATTATGAAATTTCTGGGCCTCATTGACTTTATTAGAGCAAAGGCACGTTACGCATTGAGCATTGAAGCCTGTAAGCCTCAATGGTCTGAGATGAGGAGCTTTGATTGGTTGAAAGCAAGGCACCCTTTACTCTTACAAAAGCATAAGGAGCTTAATAAACCTGTGGTCCCTTTAACAATCGGACTAAATGGAGAAGAGAGAATAGTTATCATTTCAGGGCCAAATGCAGGTGGAAAAAGTGTTTGTTTAAAAACCGTTGGCCTGCTGCAATATATGTTTCAGTGTGGCCTTTTAGTCTCGGTAGATGAAAGCTCCACGTTTACGCTTTTTAGGGATTTGTTTATTGATATTGGTGATGAACAGTCTATTGAAAATGACCTGAGTACCTATAGTTCTCACCTTATTAACATGAAAAACTTACTCAGTCATGTCAATAAGAAGAGTCTCTTTCTAATCGATGAATTTGGAACAGGTACGGAGCCACAATATGGCGGTGCGATAGCCGAGGCGATTCTCATGGAATTGAACGCGGCCAAGGGAATGGGGGTTATTACGACCCACTACGGAAACTTAAAAGACTATGCCGATAAGAACGCTGGACTCGCGAACGGTGCCATGCGCTATGATATCGGAAATTTACAGCCACTTTACGAATTAGAAGTTGGTAAACCAGGTAGCTCTTTTGCACTAGAGATTGCAACAAAAATCGGATTACCGAAATCTACTATCGAGCAGGCAAAAAGAAGGGTCGGAGTGAAACAGGTCTCTGTAGATAAAATGCTTGGAGAACTACAATCTCAGAAGCAAGCAGTAGACAAAGCAGCTGATCGATTAAAGTCCAGAGAAGTTGAATTAGAAGAACTGACCGCACAATACAGAGATTTAAAGACTCACCTAGAAAAACAAGAAAGAAAAGTACTGAACGCAGCCAAAAAAGAAGCCCAGTCTATCATTTCAAACGCGAATAAAGAAGTCGAAAAAGCTATTCGTGTGATAAAAGAAAAAGAGGCCGATAAACGTGTGGTAAAGGCACAGCGCGAAAAGCTTGATGATTTGAAAAGTAAGCATCAAGTGAAGGAGGCGTTAGCAAAAGCAGCCGATAATGTAGCTATTGAAGTTGGCGATTACGTGATGGTCAAAGGTCAGGAAACGGTTGGCCAAGTCGCTGCTATAAAAGGTAAGGATGCAGAATTAAAAATGGGTGCACTTACTTCTTTTGTGAAACTTAATCGACTAGAGAAAGTAAATCGAAAGGCGTATAAAAAGCAGGGGCAAAATCAGTCTTTCAGTAGTTTTGATTATACAGCAAAACGAGCCGGATTTTCGGCCAAGTTGGATATTAGAGGAAAACGAGCCGAAGAAGTTATTTCAATTTTAGATCAATGGCTCGATGAAGCGATTTTGTTGGACGAAAAAGAGCTTCAGATTCTTCATGGAAAAGGAAATGGAGTACTGAGGCAAGTAGCTAGAAACCACTTAAGCTCCTTTAAGCAAATTAGTAGTTTAAAAGACGAGCATGTGGATAGAGGCGGCGCTGGAATTACAGTCGTTCGCCTTAAATAA